The genomic stretch aattttaaagattattgaaAACCTATGTTTCTGTATTTAGCTCATTTGACTCAGAATCGTCTTGGATGATAAATATATTGGCATATAATCTAATAGATCTATTCTTACATACGTTTTCTTTAAACGATTTTAATTTGTAGGGAAGGAAAGTACAGAGGGATTCTAACCTTGTAGTGTTTTTTTACCTGAACATTTGAGCTCACTtatgtcataattatgtgaatCCTTCATGCAAATACAGTTGTTTTTTAATACTTAACACGATTTTAAAGTATGACATGCTGCATTTTTAGAAGAAACTTTGGAGTCGCCATTTGAGAAGTTATTTATGATCggcatttgaaatgtattttgacgTATCGGCTAAGACAAGACAGTTATAGCCTAttgttatatgtatcagtcaggaaaatatcaaaaccgaACCTGATCTTTGAAATTGCCTAcctctaccccattgtaaatcttacgtcatttttaggcaaatgccagccaaaaataagggtgatttttttttacaaaaaatagaatctattttgttaaatggtaaatttttattatttagcgttaatttttcgcaaaacttttgttaaaatgaaatgctcgaataaacattttttttcaaaatggcggatatcatgaaaaaaaaaacaaaaaaaaaacaacaaaaacgctCGTACAAACTTAAGAAAATCAACACAGACATAATAGAGATAAAAAAAGTGGCTTTTAGTGCCTATTGATgcaaaatgaaattcagtatttttaacagagaaaatacactcacaacaataaaaattataaagtattGATTTTGTAGGTATGCCACTAAAGATTAAAGAGCTCAAAACTCTTTTGCAAATCAAGTTTGGCTACCTAATATAAAAGTTGTAACGGAAAATGTGAGTATATACATGcgttatgttgtttttaatgttattaggtGTATGCTCTGACTGCAAAAACAGAACCCTTATTCATGCAATACCTTTCACACTTTTGTGTTACGGTTTATGTTATCTGTGCCTTTAGCTGTTTTGGCAGTTTTAAATTTAGTGatgttttctgtgaatattttgaCCAGTATTTACTCTAAATTCGGCCTTTATTAAATTATGACAATGTTTCTGGAAGAACTATTCACAAAACTGGCGGAAGTATTCATTCAGAGTCCGTGATTCGAACCATAACACAGCTTGTGTTAGGCTTATTTATGACTGGAatcttatttacttaaaatatgacAGAATCACAATCAAATTGATAACAAATTACTATGCAGGCATCTGTTTTTTACATACAGTGATAAATTGATAAATCGAAAGAAAATTGTAGCTTGTATATTCATTTGTTCAAGTTACTGTTATCTCTCAATACTTTGCTTCCCAACAAATTAAGGTCCCCCAAAGCAAGTGCATGAAAGAATATATCTATCAGATTATATGCAGATATTAAACAAcattcaaatgagctaaaaacagaaacattCATTCTAATTTTTAATAATCAATAAAATTCTGTACGGTTTAGAGTGACTGGAGAATTCTTTGGAAACACATTGAAAATTGGCAGCACTAATCGAAAAATAGACCACATTAATCCTTCTAAGTTCTAGGGTAAGGCAGCTGGTTATCATGTCAGGAATTTATCTTCTTTCCGTACATCATTTTGTAGCGAAATCTCTGATTTTTTGTCTGCTTACCGTACACTTTTGGTCGTCGTCTAAACGTACACCGACAGAATAACCTCGGTCTTCCGGCCGTACACttggcaaattttaaaacaaatattttttaggaAATATGCGGTTTTCATTGCCTGTGTGTACTTCATAATTTGGCAGAAATCGTGGAAGAAAGGGATGGAAAATTCGAAAAACCGAGTCTCTCCTCGCTTAAAtttattttccgttgtttttgttgcattcaggCGCAAAGTCTATAAATTCAAACCGTTGTCGGAGGTAATGGTATACAACCAATGAAAGATAAATGTCAGTGCCGTGTTATACAACAAAACATTCTCCCCTAAAGAAAATATTAACagagaaatcaatgaacaaaCGAGGGGCCTACCTTTCCCCAATATCCACGTCCGCCATCTTGCATTTTTCTCGCCGTACACCAGGTCACGTGACAGCATACAGtgaaagaacccgattgaaaacaggcaaatatttaatgcatgcctaCAAGGGTTCACTTTAAAGTCcgtgataacgtgttagaatcgaataatacatctcatttagtgatttgctcttgaataaatcactgtttgtcattcagatgcgtagcaacgccctcgtgatataattctttcgcatctgaactccagtcagtgatttattcagcgacaaatcaccgatgagatatattatttcttaaacaatttatgaaaagtatttataatgtacccccccccccccccaccctccctcCAAAAGTTGgaagggggtatactggtttcaagATGTCTGTCTGTAAGGgggcttttttgttactatactacatgtataacattgAGTCTGCATATGCAAAATTGTGCCCGTCTGATCTCCCAAATCCtaaaacacaatttaatgaaacttcacacaagtgatcaggaacaacagaagttgtgcatggggcatataTAAGGTTTATTCAGAAAGAAAAATAGAGAGGTAcgggatttatttttttttgtgtaactaTTCTATATACATAAAGCCTTCATATGCAAACTTGTGCCTGTCTGATCTCCCGAACTCttgaacacaatttaatgaaacttcacataagtgatcagttaCATAAATATTATGCAGAGAATAttatgcagagttatgggactttgtttttttgttactatgctttATACATAGAAGTCTGAAATCTTTTGCGCGCCAAATTGTCCGAAGCATTGCatacaaatttaatgaaacttcactaTATATTGACGTAAGTGCTTACAAATCTTTGTATTGGACTATGTGAAAATGGGACACCAACTAGTCTGGAAAAAACAGGTAAGTTTTTTTTGACACATCCGACGTCATTACAATTGTGTTGAATTTGACTTGAACAGACTGAAAACGTAAACAGATAAGATGGAATTTAGACAGAGCTTATTTTTTACGATCGCTAAAGTTCTGCCATAAATGAGTTCAAGATATCTGTGCTATTTTTTAacgaaatatttgatatcttcaTATGAAACAGTATATATGTGTTAGTATTATATCATGATATCTAAATAAATCAGATTCAGTTTATCTCACTCTATCTCTCTGATCAgactgtactagtagaggatgaatttcacgccctgtgtggctgcgtctgCTGTATGTTAGGCGCCTTTGAGCGTGTTAATCaggaaaagggcgctatataaatctgtttttttaatatttataataattaaaaaattccaaatgtattAACACTATTTCTAAGTATTACGTGATGGCCCCTGAGCTGTATGAAGATGATCTGCTTGGAGTATATGCATATAAAACGCTTCAATTAATTTTCTAACTCAAATTTGTCTCGATTTCAGTTGGACAGATAATGAACCGTGGCACAACATGTCAAGTGCCAAATCGTCTATGGGAAATATTCAGTCCAGAGTCGCACTTTAATTGAAGGAACCATTGCTCCCGATACCATTAGAAttcaatttttaaacatatataataatcATTACTTTGTCAGCAATACGTATAAAGATCACTACTGCCATTCTAAACTAAGCATATGGCTCTCCTTTTTTCATATCCTTTTGAACTAGGGTGCACGCCAATGTAAATTTAGGTGTAAGTATTTGTGAAGACCAAAATGACACATTTATAGTTTGTAACCTTTTAGGAttcaatatttaatgaacagCCCAGATACACGATTCTCCATAGCTGATGGTATTCTTACAGGAGTTATTGAAAGCATCCGAGAAAATTGTTCCGTGCCATCTATGAACTAGACTATTTTGGTCTTTTTAGAATCAGAAACAACGATCGTTCTATTTATTTTGCGTGAGAAAAGGGAGACTACTATCTGGTTCTGGCCGAACAACGTTATAATGCATTTTCCCCCTGTGTGCTTGCTCTTGAAATTTCATTCGCAGGTCAGCCATTTTTTTCATCGCAGTCTTTTAGGACCGGGTGAAAGACCAGGTTAGCTTCTGATAATACACGTTGTATCTTTGGCAGCAATACATAGCCGTGGACGCTGGAAATCAGTCGCATCCAAATCTTACATTAAGATGGAATAAAAGAAAAGCAAATGATAATTCTTGACTCAAAATCAAGTGTAATTATTGCTTTTTAATCACTTCTTATTTGGCGGGTTTCATAAGATAAGTGCAtcaaagacagcaaaatgagAACTTTCCTCCGTACAAAGCGTCTTCTGTCAGTTCTAtttacaatttttgttgttgcttttttgtgTATAAAAGCAGTGTACAAAGTGTTTAGAGAGAAAAGTCACTGAGAACTGACGGCAGACGCTTTGTTTAATGTATACAAGACAACATATGTTGATTTATATTTGAAACTGTTTCTGTCAATCTTTAAAGGTAATGATATTGTTTATTGCCGTAATACATTCATGAGTATAGACGGCTGAGCTGCTTTTTGAGACGTAGGGTGCCTGCAaacaagaaaaatgcatattAGTACAACTGCTGGTTCCCCATTCTTTAGCGTAAAAATCCAAAGCGGTTTTTGATTTACGCAGTAAAGAGTTTTCAACTGAAAGACCTGAAAAAAACAACTCTTTGGATTTTTAAGGCGACCCGAacatatactgactaaaggttagggttaggttaacCTAGACCTCTAAAACTACGCCTATACAAGAAACTATTTGGACTCTTTGGACACCTCTTTGGACACTTTCCGTGAAAAACTCTTTGGATTTTTAAGCCGACCTTCCCCATTTCATCACCGTCTTATGTCTGTAATTCAGAACGGGAACTCTTATATTTATAGCAATTTCTAATCCCGCTGTTATATATACAGATGGTCCTTTCGGCAAAGTGTCACTATAGCCTATGCTTACGAAAGAGTAGAGAGAAGATTACCATTTTAAAACCTATATGTAAATTTCAGGCTCTATACTTTGATAAAACGTGTGCTGGCTCCGACTTCAATTATTGTCATTCAGAACAGCGGCACTGGTGCAGTTTGGAGCCCGTGTTACAGATTATATACAGACAAGgattatatttctaaaatgaaataaaagcttCAATTCTTTTATATACAAccctttattttgaaatatatttttacttcCTTTACATAAACATGATTTTGTTTGATTGATAATAACTTTATAGATGTTCTATAAACTACCTTTTCTCGCATAATGGTCTTCTTAGCGAAGTACATGGTACATCTATCCACTTGTACTGAAGAAGGTGACCAAATGCAGCGCAATCTTCACCTTTTCCAGCGTCCTGTGGCTCAGTACCACCCCATCCTAAATACGGAACTTCTGTACCATCGTCTGTACCATCGCCTGTTCCATCGTCTGTAAACTCCCAGACACCTTCAGTTTCATCATCATTTATGCCGAGCCAATAATCTGCATCTTCTGGAATCGAAAAAAGAAAGCCCTTCATGTGTTTGATACATTGTCGGTGTATAAGTAATTAAGTTACATGAAAAAGAACACCCTTCGTGTGTGGGATACATTGGATACACTGGCGGTGTACAAGTTATATGAAAAAGAACACCTTTCATGTGTGGGATACAGTATTGGTGTAcaagttatataaaaaagaaCACCCTTCGTGTGTAGGATACATTGGCGGTGTACAAGTATATCTGcctgccagcttagctcagtacgGAGAGCGAAGATCTATGGTTTGCGGTCGTGGGTTCGAtacccgggcggggcgtatgttctctgtgactatttgataaaagacattttgtcgtCCTCCGTCTCTGTTttaagtggggaagttggcagttacttgcgaagaacaggtttgtactggtacagaatccaggaaccctAGTTAGGTTCACTGTCCGTCGTTACatattactgttgaaaaaggcgttaaaccaaaaaggagacttaacaaaacattttatatcaatgAGTTTATTCTAATTTCTAGACTTAACTTATTAACATTTTCTAGTTTTGCAAAAGAAAGGTTGGACTGGCATGATTTctcatttcaatatataaaaataaaatctataaaaaaggAAACTTCCGGTCGAACAAAAGGTTATCACGCAGTCAGGTATCAGGTAGCACGTCTGGTCGGAAACTGACCCCAAAGTTATATATGTCAGTTAGTTCGTCCAGTCGGACGGAAATTTGCCGCGCAGTTATAGGTGTAAGGTAGTGCGCTCAAAAAACTGACCTTACAGTTTAGGTGTATGGTAGTCCTTCCAGTCGAACAGAAACTGACTTTGCAGTAACAGTTGCCAGACAGTGCGTCAAGCCGTACAGAAACTAACCTCTCAGTTAGAGGTGTCGGGTAGTACGTCCAGATGGACCGAAACTAACCTCGTAGTTTAAGGTGTCGGGCAGTGCCTCAAGTACAGAAACTGACATCCTAATTAAATGCGTCCGGTAGTGCGTCGAGAAGGAGAGAAACTGGACTTGCAGTTTAAGGTGTCAGGTAGACAGAAACTGGAATCCCAGATTTAGAAGTCAGGTAGAAAGAAACTGGACTTGCAGTTCAGGTAAAGAGAAACTGGACTCGCAGTGTTAGGTGTTAGGTAGTGAGTCCACCCACACATAATCTGACCTCTCAGTTATAGGTGTCAGGTATAGTGAAACTGGACTCGCAGTTTTAAGTAGGTAGTGCGTTTAGCCGGACAGAAACTGACCTGGAAGATATAGTGTTAGGTAATGACTTCAGTTGGAAAGAAACTGACATTAGGCTGGCAGTGATAGGTGACAGGTAGTGTGTCCAGACGAGAGACGAGCAGAAACTGGCCTTGCAGTTAAGGGTGTCATGAAGTGCGTCAAGCCGGCCAGTAACTGGCAtcttagttttatgtttatgGTTATAAGTCGAAATGAACAGATGCTGGTCACGCATTTATAGGTGTCAAATAGTTTTTCTAAATAGACAAAAATTTTCCGCCGAGTCATATGTGTCAATTGCAACTCCAGACAAAAAAAATCGCTTCAAAGTTGAAGGTGTCAAGTAGTGCGTTGGGAAGGAGAGAAACTGGTTTCGCAGTAATATGTGTCAGATAGTGATAGCAGTCTAGCCAAAAAGAAACTTATCTCGCAGTTATAGGTGTCAGATAGTGCGTCTAGCCAAAAAGAAACTGATCTAGCATATATGGGCGTCAGGTAGTGCGTCAACACGGAGAGAAACCTGCTTTGCAGTTATAGGTGTCTGCTAGTGCATTTCTGGCCTCGTAGGGTCAAATTGTATGTCTAGAATGAGAGAAATTTGCGGAGGAGTTATATGTTTCAGGTAGTAACACAAAGAAACTGGCCTCGAAGTTTTAGGTGTCAAGTAGTTCGCCCAGTAGGGCGTTGCTTCACAGTTGAAGGTGTCAGGCAGGTAGTCCTGACGAACAGAATCTGGACTCGAAGATATAGGAGTCAGTTAGTGCGTCAAGTGGGACAGAAACTGGACTGGCAGTTATATGTGTAAGGTAGTGCCTCCAGCCGGACATAAACTGGACTCTCAGTTATAGGTGTCAGACAGTGCGTCAAACGGGACAGAAAATGGCGTGGAAGTGATAGGTACAAGTCATTGCGAATATAGACACGTAATTTTTGTGAAATGTCACAGTTCTCTTTCaagttttcttttacattttgaatatCTTTAATTCTTTAGATCTAACTTACCTTGACcatgaaatataatatacatttaagatGCAACGTTACCATGAAGATGCTGATCCATAAACGTTTTGAGGAAGACATCTTCTCTGGCATTTTCCACGCGAACCATGTACGCAGCATTCCGAATACAGTATTCCTACAAATCGAGGAAGAAAATTGAAATGTATCTAAATTAATTGCTTTAAACGCCCATCAATGAAAACGTTTATACCCGTCCAATTTATACTACCTGTAATTTATTTGTGTTTGAagaattttagtatttttttttcagaattataaTGCTGAAGCATATCagttatgtttgaaaataatgttaaaaatgcAGGTTAAGAgttaaaacatatctttttatttcTGCTTTATAGTTAATAAGCAGGAGAAATATTCTTTCATACAGATAAACTTGATGTATATTTGTAATTCTTAAATTAACATTTGCCAATCAAAtatctaaataattttattttccaaaaatgactATGCAAAGCAAATACATTAGCGTTTATAAAGTCTCTCCAAGTTAAAAAAGTAAAGACTGGACTTTTAGATTTTTCCTTTcacttttaattttgaataatcatgcgtgtttatattttttgcaAGCATTTGCATGCATACTGTAAATCACTATTTTCGCGAGTGTTTTAATTTTCAGTATTCGCTGACTGTCCGTATTGcctaatatatatatacttgcgaaaatgttattattgttacaaaatgaaaatgtttatctCAAGAGTTGGACACATATCGTGGAGAGCTTACCACGTTAACCAATGATATTTCTAGATATATAAAAAATTCAACCTCGCAAAAACATGCATTTACGCTAGGTACCTTAGCCGCTTCAAATGCGATACTGTTTGGTCCAAACAAATAACATGATCCCTTATATGCCAGCCAACCATCGGGACAACTCGTTGTCATATCCACACCTGTATTTGACATATCAAATGTTATCAAATTATGGTCGTCAAATGTTATCAATTTCGTATTTTGTGTAAAGAGCAAAGTGAATGTTTGCAATTTTTATCTTatttggtcatacattttttaaacatttttaagccTTTTCTTTGAATTATTCTAAATGCATGtattactattttatacaattacACGTTACGTTTTTTAGAACAGTCGATTTCTAACAAAAAAGTATGGCTTATCTAAGAAAATTACAAGAACTAAATCAGTAAGATAGTACGAATTTACCTTTCTTTCCTTCAAACTCGTCAAATCTCTTCTGAAGTTTAGCCAGTTGAGTTTCCAAGTCCACCATTTTCTTTAACATTTCATAGTCGTAGTCAAACCTGGACAAAGTTATTCCAGGCTCCATATCGTCTAGAATTGATTGCTCACTTAAAGTAAACGTACCAGACAGTATAAACAGGGCGTATACAAGTTTCATGTTTTAGTtctaatttcaaaatgatttttgtcaaattaaaagTGTATATATGTCTAAACAAGACAATCCTCAACCCGAAAAAGGTACTTAAATCtatatgaaaagttatttattttccTGATTCACTTCGATAACAAAACATAGATGTAGATGTGGCTTAGATAACTTCCCTTTAACTTCCTCTTCAATACTGAATGGGTACCATAAACCGGACATATTTGCGTGttgttaatttctttatttcatgatTTGTTGTCTCTAGTCAATACAATGCATGAAAGCAATTGTTCTTGCAATGGGGTACTagta from Mercenaria mercenaria strain notata chromosome 16, MADL_Memer_1, whole genome shotgun sequence encodes the following:
- the LOC123543272 gene encoding perlucin-like protein — encoded protein: MKLVYALFILSGTFTLSEQSILDDMEPGITLSRFDYDYEMLKKMVDLETQLAKLQKRFDEFEGKKGVDMTTSCPDGWLAYKGSCYLFGPNSIAFEAAKEYCIRNAAYMVRVENAREDVFLKTFMDQHLHEDADYWLGINDDETEGVWEFTDDGTGDGTDDGTEVPYLGWGGTEPQDAGKGEDCAAFGHLLQYKWIDVPCTSLRRPLCEKRHPTSQKAAQPSILMNVLRQ